Proteins encoded within one genomic window of Mya arenaria isolate MELC-2E11 chromosome 13, ASM2691426v1:
- the LOC128214987 gene encoding peptidase inhibitor 16-like, translating to MQCLTGALFLLLCTSAARGWLKDLDPYKNLITVIHNFYRSYETRAADMKEMKWDDGLQRKAEMWSENCYFDHQRDGLGENLAFVVTGGPDMQDLDIIVHSCRGWWNEVYNWTWSTACVRACHYTQMIWGKTERLGCSLSKCPQMQVDTGKNMDDIDFFVCFYDPPGNSIGKYPYTLGEPCSHCDRLDECHGGLCKSPSLNNSNSSPTTNTQPQSEATLTDSAMTDANVYTPSRAAPSQELNVVHKYL from the exons ATGCAGTGTTTGACCGGTGCCCTATTCCTCTTGCTATGCACTTCCGCTGCAAGGGGCTGGTTGAAGGACCTCGACCCCTACAAGAACCTCATCACAGTCATACACAACTTCTACAGGAGTTATGAGACACGGGCGGCGGACATGAAAGAAATG AAATGGGACGATGGCTTACAACGGAAAGCTGAAATGTGGTCGGAGAACTGTTACTTCGACCACCAGCGTGACGGTCTTGGGGAGAACCTGGCGTTTGTGGTCACCGGCGGTCCTGATATGCAAGACCTGGACATCATTGTCCACTCATGTAGGGGCTGGTGGAACGAAGTCTACAACTGGACATGGTCAACCGCTTGTGTACGCGCTTGTCATTATACACAG ATGATCTGGGGGAAAACTGAGAGGCTTGGGTGTTCTCTAAGCAAGTGTCCACAGATGCAGGTTGACACCGGAAAAAACATGGACGATATCGACTTTTTCGTCTGCTTTTACGATCCCcc AGGCAACTCTATTGGAAAATATCCTTACACATTGGGTGAGCCATGCTCGCATTGTGACCGTTTGGACGAATGCCACGGGGGTCTTTGTAAAAGTCCTTCATTGAACAACAGCAACTCCTCCCCTACCACAAACACCCAACCACAATCAGAGGCGACACTTACAGATTCAGCTATGACTGACGCCAATGTTTACACACCTTCAAGAGCTGCCCCTTCGCAGGAGCTCAACGTAGttcataaatatctttaa